The Pseudorasbora parva isolate DD20220531a chromosome 19, ASM2467924v1, whole genome shotgun sequence genomic sequence tacattaaatatgGATGTTACAGGTTATCTTaagaaaaacattattttctttaACCAAACActtaaacaaacacatttatccagttttaataaattacaaatttcatatttaataaaaagtaacatttaaaaTCCAGCTGTTGTTCTCAGGCAACATTTTACCATCGTAGAAAACAAATATCACCAAACCATCATATCACGTTATCATCATTTCACTAATTTGCGTCCAGTTAATCACCCACAAAAAATATGAGTCACCTTCATTGGTAAGTAATgaagtattttcaaaaactttaTACTATATATCATCAAATGTTTTAGAGTAAATAACATAAAACTGTGTGTTGCCTGAAGGTGTACATGGATGGATGTTCATGCTATAACTGCACATCTTATGATCTGCACATTTTCTATAGCACTTAAAAAGGTATAAAACACAACGGTTGATGAGggtgaggatgatgatgagTATCTCACTGTGATGAGGAAGATGAGGATCATAGTGACAATCCGGCAGGGAGAGAGTGAGGGTGAGGCCGAAGATGGAGATGAGGATGAAGATGGAAATATGCACTTTTCACTGGAGAAAATATGTGAcctgtgcacaaaaaaacaaacaaaatggacGCCTTTGGGTCATGTGACCacttttttgcattttgttcTCCTTCCCTGAGATATGTTTGACcaaaacattgttttaattttattaaaaataaactaaatagaCTATTGAGGCAACACCGTACCATAGAGGATTATTAAAAAGGAAACATCTTTGATAATATGGTTAAGAGAATTAAGAAAATCATCACAGACATTGACTGTTTGGATGCAGAGAAAGTAAAAGAGAAGCTAATACGCATTTTAGGATTgaacattaacaaagaataaACAAGCCTTTCCTTCCCAACAGGCCATGTGTGATTCCTGCAGCCTCTGATAGTGATGCTGATCCAGACAGATACCAGGggttcactgctgtcacaacTTTTATAAAATATCGGATTTGTTTTTTAGTCACATGGCCAAGGAAAGGATAAAAGATTGTAATGGATGCTCTAGCTCTTTTTGATTCTCCTCCTCCTTTCTACATGCATTCATCTATTCGTCTGCGTTTATTTCCATAGCAAAGGGTGGAGATAGATGAGAAATCTACAGTTTTATTATATCATCATGCTGATAAGGTTTCTGTATTCATTTGGCAATCCTGCAGCATGAATCACTGTAGGGAATCCACCCttacagtgtgtatgtgtgtgtgtggtgagggTGTGAAATGTGTCTGTAAATCCAACACAAGAGAataaaagaagaaaccaaatgTGAGGAACATGAAAACTTGACATTCAGACTGTAATGTGCACTGTAAATGTATAGTATGAATTTCCAgaatatacgtgtgtgtgtgtgtatatatatatatatatatatatatatatatatatatatatatatatatatatatatacatactgcaaaaaaattttttttgttggtttaacttaaaaaagtaacctggttgcctttaaaaaaaaaaaaaattatacaacgaaggaaatttgtttaataaatagaaatattattgtatctgaaccacataaaacatttgataaatcatgaaaatagcacaattttaCTGtagtttcactgcgtcatcagaaataaaacacacacaattacccaatatgcttacatcttttaatagtattttaataaagggtgtcgaatctcaaaaaaagtttattgtattaactcaaaattttaatttcaaaaattttaaggtaaccaggttaattttttccaaatcattttttacagtgtatatatatatatacacacatatatgaatgaacatttttggcattacagaaataaattataaaaacttttttttgtgtgctataCAAACAAGAccataaaaacaaacaagatGTTATTTATTGTaagtgttttattaataatgcaTCCTTCTGGCTCATTATCCTTTTGGTATTGGAGTCCGACGAGGAgcagcttaaagggatagttctcccaaaaataaatcattatgtCATTAGAATGCTgataaccaagcagatctcggcacccattgactaccatagtgaggaaaaaaatactacagtAGCCAATGGGGCCCAAGTTCGGCTTGGTTATCAGCACTCCTACAactatttttctttttgttcagcagaaaaaaaaaaaaatgatacaggtttggaacaacttgagaaaattatgacagaattttcatttttgtgtgaactatccctttaaggcttgctcacagtaaaatattttaaaaataattacaacTGATGTTCCTCTGAGGAGATTCAATCACTCTTAACACACCTCACACACCACAGgaaaatatgataaaatatTCTGTAGCGCTATCAAGATAAACGAGACTTTACCTAGGATTGTCAGAAGCGGAGAATTGGGCCCCAAAACAGCCAAAATAACTTCAAAAAAAGTTTAGAAATTGCAGTCTACTGACATCTACAGGATTAATGTTGTATGACATCATCCAATTACTTTATTGCTTCATTATTCAGAAAGGATTTTTGTTATTCCTCAATGCTACACGAGTCAAGGTAACTACCtacaaaacataacatttaataaaagtGCATGCAATGAatcaaaatatgaattaatCAACAATCTTTCAAATcaataaaacaaacagaaaacgGAGACAAACCAAAGAGATGTAAACACACACCGTAAGGGATCATAAACCTGCATTCAGATGTCAATAATCCTCTAATATATCTCTCATATCACGTCTATATTGTTTTCAGATTTCTCTCttatatacacaaacacacacacacacacacaaaatattgtttttgtcATTCAAGAACTGGTGATAATTTAACCAAAGCAATTAAAAGGCTATACCAGTTTAGGACCATTAAAAAGAGAAAACAATGTCTGTAGACTTCTCGCCAATGTAACATCTATTCCTTTGAATATCTGCTTCTCTTTATGTTTCGTTATTTTCTCTCCCATCCGTGACTCCTTTTCTCACTGAGGTTGATCGCTGTaagagaaggtgtgtgtgtaagaTCATTCTGCATGGACATGCTCTAGCTGTTTCTATACATTGAAGGGCAGTAAAAATAGTTGGTTAATATAAATGAATATTGCTCACATAGTTTCATAGGTTGAGTCTTTCGTTTTGAGGAACCGCATGGCAAAGAAAGCCCCAGCTTGCAACACCAACACCAGGATGATTCCCCAATGAAGCTGGACAGGTCAAATGATGCTTGAGAGAACTCAGGGGTCGTGTTATCTGTgattgtgagtgtgagtgtgagtgtgagagagagagagagagagagagagagagagagagagagagagagagagagagagagagagagagagagagagagagagagagagagagagagagagagagagagagagagagaagagagagagagagagagagagagagagagagagagagagagagagagagagagagaggtgtttAAATGACAGATAATGACATAGACATGTAAGTATTTATTCAGAGAAAATGAAATGTCTTACCTTTGCCACCACCATCAGCGGACCCACCATCTGCTATAAGATACAAAACATACATATCAAACACACTCCGTTTATAAAACATCCATTTGCAAATGTACAAGTATACGTTTTTTGCTCACTTTGGCACATGCCGGTCTCGTTGTAGACAGAGCAGCCTCCAAAGTCTTCAGTGTCAGACATGCATCTTGTGTCATTTCCTGGAAATTAAATACATAATACCAAAGCCGCTTTATAGGATTAGTTCactataaaatgaaaattagcccatgacttactcaccctcaagtcattttagcttcaaactcaatggacccCGTCACTGCTATTATAAACTTCAGAAGCATTAGGATATTTATTaacataactctgattgtgttcatcagaaaaaaagtcatggcttgagggcgagtaaatcatggggtaatttttatatttaaagtgaactaatcctttaaggcaAACCTCCAAAGTTAGCAAAAATACAGCACACAGGGAAGGAGGCCAAAGCACTTCTCTTTTCTTAATGGATGTCAATGGAAGAGGCTTCACTACACTGAATAACCTTAATGATAATCTTATCATTAAAGAATCGACAGCTTGTTGGCTAATCTTCAACATGTTTGCCATTAAACCTTCATTTTGATTGATCTATTTTTAGTTTACACTGAAGAAATGCTGTTTTATAAGAGTCGCTGACTATTCTGTGACAGAGGACTCCATTTACAGCACTTCTCATCCATTGCTATGGTATCTGCAAACACGTCCGCAATGACGTCAAGGCTGTAATGTGATTGGTTATCAAGGCAAGCGTGATCAAATTTGGTGGTTACGCTTTATCTAATGGTAGAGTCCAAGTCCATGCATCCGAAATCACACACTTCCCTAGTAGGTGAAAAACAGTACGTGACAAAAGTAATATGTCcaaattcacagtactcataaaagagtaggcaatAAGGGCccggatgacctactacttccggtgagattctgaagtgtgcataagatgaacactttactatcccatgaggccacgggagaggatttgtgaatggcgGTGAAGCGACGCAACTGATAGGTGACATGATTATGACAAGTTACAGTAcgtccagattacattcatactatatagaacatacttttttagggtttgtgaagtaattacttattcaaaatgAGTACCTACTCGAGAGTATGCGACTTTAGACACAGCTCATCTCTGATAATAGCCACTTTTCCTTTGTTGGGCTTAACAATGTGCCAGGTTAACAATGTGCCGGCTGAGTTCAATAGCCTCGGACCTCAAGCCGTGAGGCCAAAATCAAGCCGTATTTCCACTGTTGGGCCAACAGCTCTGCAGCACTACCTTAAAACatgcccttaaagggatagttcacctaaaaaaatcatttactcactctcaattTGTTCCAAACTAATGAATTtatcttctgctgaacacaaaagaagatcttttgaagaatatgggtaaccgGACAGTCGATGGGACCattgtttggaacaacttgtagggtgagtaaatatttaaagttgtaatttttgggtgaactatccctttaagatgcaTAGAACACACAACTCCATCATTTCACCAGCATGGACGTAGAATAAAAACTAGACCGCAAAATGAACCACtatgaaaattaaataaaaatgaacttcCAGTCACCTTCAGGTAGGAGGGTAAATTATGTGCCTATTTGCTTTATTGCGCATCTCTacacttgattctgattggtcaaaggCGGCATCTAGCGGTGTGgtagcattttttaaaatattcctTCAGGCTCTGAAATTGCACATGCGATATGTGACATTTTTTACAACAACTGTAAAATTGTGTCCGGTGTTTTTTAACTTGCATGTGCGAGGCTTCCGGTGTCAAATACATTTGTTATGTTGCTAGATATTGCAAACGTATATATTTGTTAAAAtagtattttaatttattatcatAATAATAAACACACTACACTTTAATCTAGCACTTTACACACATTATTCATCTAGTTTACATCTGCGTTACCTCACGTTATACCACGGTATGTGATTTCTTATATCAGATATTGTAACTTATTCTTAGCGGAAGCTTTAATATTATATTCAGGTAagattataaaataattcaactCTTTAGTTAGCTACccaatatttcatatttcaatttccatgtattttgtatttatatttagtaGTTATGTAAAAAGATAACGATAGCCTCAGCTCTGCGTCCTTTTTTTGTGATATTGTTATCAAAATTATACTACATTATCAATTACATATTTGTGTGCACCTACGTAACCATATTTTGGGGACAAATTTGCACCAGTTAAATCTGACAAAACTTCCTCTAATGCACGTCCTCACTGGTAAAAATAGTTTAGAATtggaaataaagtaaaatatgctttttttggaaaaattaAGATGTGGCTTAATGTTATGTAACAACCTGTATATGAAGTGTATGAAATGTCcccatttaaagggatagttcaccccaaaatgaaaatggtcatcctttactcactctcgtgttGTCCTTaaactgtatgagtttctttgttctgttgaagacaaaagaagatattttaaagaatgctgATAACCAGAAAGTTGATGGTGGcccatagtattttttatccCACTATGGAAATCAATGGGTCCTGTCAACTGTTTTATTACTactaacattcttcaaaatatcatccttTGGGAtcaacagaacaaagaaacccaatacaggtttggaacaactcaagagggagtaaatgatgacaacattttttatttttgggttaaactacccctttaaatggGGACGTTCCGTAGACTTGAATTGTTTTTATACACGGGTGGCTGTGTTTGTGTAAAGCTGGGTGGGCATAGACAGCATGTACGCCTATAGTTGTATTTTAGAAATGAGTCTAaatgagagagacagagactgTGTTAGAGAATTGGTTGCCTTGGCAACAGAGCATGAATAGACTAAAAGATGCTGCTTCTTGTTGAacatctctttctctctttctgtctcccTCACACTTATTTCCAGGAGGGTGGATAATGGTGTTGAATTATTTACTGAGACTGATGTCTGTGTGGACGGCAGCTGTAACCGCCTGTGTTTGAATAATTCACCGGGTTGTTCCTGAGATCGCTCTCCGTGGCCAGGATCGCATGTCCGTCGGTGGGATCctctgtatttgtgtgtgtgtgcataaacAACAGACATTGCACAGGAGGATACATTTAAACTCATATTCTACATGTGTTCTTTTACCGTCATTACAGCTTTGCCAGACACATCGTGTCAGGTTGAGGGCCGGGTCGCCGCTGATGCAGCCATCACATGAGTCAAACTGAGAACAGTCCCTGGTGGTTGAATCATCTGTCGATCCAACAAGAGATAAAAGATGTAAGCTTATATTCTCCCCTGCTAACATAACACTTCATCCCTCAGTTTCACAGACGAGGCTTAAGCTAGTCTAagactaaaatgcatgattGAACTGTGTTAACCGAAAGCGACTTGCACTGACTTAggttaaaatatgtcagtgccattgtttttgtTGCACATCAGTAATGAAGAAGGCATGTTTATATAAGCTACTTAAATGCCCTTATTGAACCAAGGCCTAAtcctgtgaaaccaggcctataTATTTGAGAGGGAGAGTTAgaaatattataaattaaatgaacCATGTTGTCAAAGAGAGGGGGATATgccaatttaaaataatctctTAAATAATTAAGTCTCATTAAGCATCAAACACGCAACAGAACAAAAAAGGCTGGCTTAGTAACTCTGTACACTCAAAAACGTCTAACTTTTCTTGTTTATGAggtaaaatcataaaaaaataatgattaaaatagaaaagttgcAATTGGATATCATGGCTGAGATACATCAGAGCAAGATAATTCAACGATCAAAAGAAGGGAAAATATTTAAGTGATTCTTcagcacatatatatatatatatatatatatgtatatatatatacacacacaaacttctACACTTACCTGATTCTTGTGAATTGGTTATAATAACCTGCGTTAGAAGTACAGTCCCACAGAGTGCAGCCAACACACACCTCATCCTCAAACAAATCGACAGTAATTCCACCTATAATAAACACAAACTGTGCCCAATGCACAAACTAACTTAAATGATCAATTAAGTGAATAAAAGTGTATGAGTGAAGCTCTTTAGCTCTGAATCAGTCTAGCTTTCCTAGTCAGACTTACTCCGCTGACCAACACTGAGCTCTATAAAGCAGCTAAAGGCTGACACAAGCACTGGACGCCAACAAGTTTAAAGACCTGATGAACTGAGAAACACACCAATAACTTTCCCTCATATTAGAAAgcctaaaactaaaaacttaaAAACAGGAGTCCTAAACGCACGTGCCTGTCAAGCTAACATCCAGTCCTAAATGTCTGTGTCCTCCAGATGAAAGGTCGATGCGAACTGTGAGGAGCATgtggctatgtgtgtgtgtgtgtcactgttGACGTCATGTACTTTGATTCAGCGAGACTGGAAGGTGTGTAATGTGAGACAGGTAACATGGCAACCAAATGGCAAGTGACCAAGTCTTGATATCCACACCACTGAAGATATTCACAAGCAGACTGCAGAAATTTGTCACACCTCATCCCAACAGATACAGGTCCATACTGGTTCTTTCCACCTTCTTTCTGTTTGTCCATCTCTCTGGTGGCCCAGGAAAGGTTCTCGGATACACTCGTAAGGCTTTGTGGACGCTTATATTCATGCATTTAatataacacacaaacacagaccaaatgggaaaagaaaaacacacaaatgacGGCTGGAAACTtcacaatatttaaatgtttttacacTCTTATGTGGGTTGCTTCAACCTgtgtttgggtcaaatatgaacAAACTCAACCTTTGGGTTTAGAAACTGAATTAGGcctaaatacattaaaacaacggctgggtttgtccatatgaGTTTGAAGCAACCCAGCATGTTTTATACATTCCAAAATGGGCCAAATATATATCATGTCAATCAAAAGCAGGTGGAAAAACATGTCCAAATTTTCATGTTCATGTGTGAAGAAAATGTTCTTCGGGCAAGTTATCAAAACATTTGACCCTATGAGACATCCGTAGTTCAAGCCAGGTCTGCTGTCTTTCACTACACCAAACATTGGATAAAAGCGTcagctaaatgcataaatgtaaatgtatatgtaGCCCGACTCCCGTCCAATAATCACAAAGAGCTCTTTGTTTTGTGAC encodes the following:
- the cd164l2 gene encoding CD164 sialomucin-like 2 protein translates to MRCVLAALCGTVLLTQVIITNSQESDDSTTRDCSQFDSCDGCISGDPALNLTRCVWQSCNDGNDTRCMSDTEDFGGCSVYNETGMCQTDGGSADGGGKDNTTPEFSQASFDLSSFIGESSWCWCCKLGLSLPCGSSKRKTQPMKLSINLSEKRSHGWERK